The following are encoded together in the Poseidonibacter lekithochrous genome:
- a CDS encoding porin produces MNKFSLSIVAALAVFNTANASSLSEAFSNGKVSGELKSQFYQKESNSSQTVNIWTNGLNLSYNTADYNGLTAGITFQGASVTSEDLGENPTAYNADQNVSGSVLSQAFIEYKKDNTTVKAGRQYLATPLIASSGSRIFKESFEAASVTNTDIADTSISLMYVTKYQGRTDGKEGAPSFEKLGDGVFSIYATNKSVKNLSLAAQYVNAKNLVSNNTKDVSIYYLNAEYDFNAFKLGAQYYGSDDDGAANNDGNAYAVKASTKIADISLAASYSEVSKDGGVDAWHLGNGADYIYTWSWYEGSRYSADMKATKFEAGYKFTDKLSANVMHISWKTSTSDTTKETDYLVDYKATKDLSFRLLHGQFDNSGNEYRSRLYASYKF; encoded by the coding sequence GTGAATAAATTTAGTCTTAGTATAGTAGCAGCATTAGCAGTTTTTAATACAGCAAATGCAAGCAGTTTATCGGAAGCATTTTCAAATGGAAAAGTATCAGGTGAGTTAAAATCACAATTTTATCAAAAAGAAAGCAATAGTTCACAAACAGTGAATATTTGGACAAATGGTTTAAACCTTTCATATAATACAGCTGATTATAATGGTTTAACTGCTGGAATAACATTTCAAGGTGCCTCAGTAACTTCTGAAGATTTAGGAGAAAATCCTACTGCATATAATGCAGACCAAAATGTTAGTGGGTCAGTTTTATCTCAAGCATTTATTGAATATAAAAAAGATAATACTACAGTGAAAGCAGGTAGACAATACTTAGCAACTCCATTAATTGCATCTTCTGGATCAAGAATCTTTAAAGAATCTTTTGAAGCAGCATCTGTAACAAATACTGATATAGCAGATACTTCAATTTCATTAATGTATGTAACTAAGTATCAAGGAAGAACTGATGGAAAAGAGGGTGCTCCTTCTTTTGAAAAATTAGGTGATGGAGTATTTTCTATTTACGCAACTAATAAATCAGTTAAAAACTTAAGTTTAGCAGCACAATATGTTAATGCTAAAAATTTAGTATCTAATAATACTAAAGATGTAAGTATTTATTACCTAAATGCAGAATATGATTTTAACGCATTTAAATTAGGTGCACAATATTATGGTTCTGATGATGATGGTGCAGCTAACAATGATGGAAATGCATATGCTGTTAAAGCTTCAACAAAAATTGCAGACATATCTTTAGCTGCTTCATATAGTGAAGTTTCAAAAGATGGTGGAGTTGATGCCTGGCATTTAGGAAATGGTGCTGACTACATTTATACATGGAGTTGGTATGAAGGGTCTAGATATTCAGCAGATATGAAAGCAACAAAATTTGAAGCTGGTTATAAGTTCACAGATAAGTTATCTGCTAATGTTATGCATATAAGCTGGAAAACAAGTACAAGTGATACTACTAAAGAAACAGACTATCTTGTAGATTATAAAGCTACTAAAGATCTTTCTTTTAGATTATTACATGGTCAATTTGATAATTCTGGTAACGAATACAGATCAAGATTATACGCATCTTATAAATTCTAA
- a CDS encoding BCCT family transporter, translating into MEISDIIEKEDTLKEQNQKEQKVDKLTLVLSSGFLMAFVVLALVDTKLLSTVVNGGFGWATKFFGAYWQFLLLATFLIGIGLTLGRTGSVVLGNSEKTEMSTFQWIAIIMCTLLAGGGVFWAAGEPIAHFVSPPPLYGAETDLFQKAVNSLSQSFMHWGFLAWAILGTLTAIVLSHLHYDKGLPLKPRTLLYPVFGDKVIHGPLGSIVDAFCIVAVAAGTIGPIGFLGLQISYALNALFGIADGFTTQMTIIVIAIIIYTISALSGLTRGIQILSRWNIILAIGLMLFIFIFGPTAFIIDAYIQGVGTSIQNFLPMATFRGDTGWLSWWTVFFWGWFLGYGPLMAIFIARISRGRTIRMLILAVSIFAPLITMFWFTIVGGAGLSFEIAQPGVISEAFKGFNLPASLLAITQSLPFPLITSILFLILTTVFIVTTGDSMTYTMSVVVSGSTEPSPYLRMFWGVLMGVLAIILISIGSGGISALQSFIVITAVPVSLVLLPALWSAPQIAIKMADEQGLK; encoded by the coding sequence ATGGAAATATCTGACATTATAGAAAAAGAAGATACTTTAAAAGAGCAAAATCAAAAAGAACAAAAAGTTGATAAGTTAACTTTAGTTCTTAGTAGTGGTTTTTTAATGGCATTCGTTGTTTTAGCATTAGTGGATACAAAGCTATTAAGCACTGTTGTAAATGGTGGATTTGGCTGGGCGACTAAATTTTTTGGTGCTTATTGGCAATTCTTATTATTAGCAACTTTCCTAATCGGTATTGGACTTACTTTAGGAAGAACTGGTTCTGTTGTACTAGGTAATTCAGAGAAAACTGAAATGAGTACTTTCCAATGGATTGCAATTATCATGTGTACACTACTAGCAGGTGGTGGAGTTTTCTGGGCAGCTGGTGAACCTATTGCACACTTTGTTTCTCCTCCTCCATTATATGGGGCTGAAACTGATTTATTCCAAAAAGCAGTAAATTCATTATCTCAATCATTTATGCACTGGGGATTCTTAGCTTGGGCAATTTTAGGTACTTTAACTGCAATTGTATTATCTCATTTGCATTATGATAAAGGTTTACCTTTAAAACCTAGAACTTTACTTTATCCTGTATTTGGAGATAAAGTTATTCATGGACCATTAGGTTCTATTGTTGATGCATTTTGTATTGTTGCTGTTGCTGCTGGTACTATTGGGCCAATTGGTTTCTTAGGGTTACAAATTTCATATGCTTTAAATGCATTATTTGGAATTGCAGATGGTTTTACAACACAAATGACTATTATTGTAATAGCAATTATAATTTATACAATATCTGCCTTAAGTGGATTAACAAGAGGTATTCAGATTTTATCTAGATGGAATATTATTTTAGCAATTGGTTTAATGCTTTTCATCTTTATTTTCGGACCAACAGCATTTATTATTGATGCGTATATTCAAGGTGTAGGTACATCAATCCAAAACTTCCTTCCAATGGCAACATTTAGAGGTGATACTGGATGGTTAAGTTGGTGGACAGTGTTCTTCTGGGGATGGTTCTTAGGATATGGTCCTTTAATGGCTATTTTCATTGCAAGAATCTCAAGAGGAAGAACAATTAGAATGTTAATTTTAGCAGTGAGTATTTTCGCACCACTAATTACAATGTTCTGGTTTACAATCGTTGGTGGTGCTGGATTATCATTTGAAATTGCACAACCAGGTGTTATTAGTGAAGCATTCAAAGGGTTTAATTTACCTGCATCATTATTAGCTATTACACAATCATTACCATTCCCATTAATTACTTCAATATTATTCTTAATATTGACTACAGTATTTATTGTAACAACGGGAGATTCAATGACATATACAATGAGTGTTGTTGTAAGTGGTAGTACTGAGCCTAGTCCATACTTAAGAATGTTCTGGGGAGTATTAATGGGTGTATTAGCAATTATATTAATATCAATTGGATCAGGTGGTATCTCGGCATTACAATCATTTATTGTAATTACAGCTGTGCCAGTGTCACTTGTATTATTACCAGCACTATGGAGTGCACCACAAATAGCTATTAAAATGGCAGACGAACAAGGTTTAAAGTAG
- a CDS encoding DMT family transporter: MENSHFKAIIITSLGVLLMSFESLLIKLTSIQALTFSFYVGLFMFLSINIILFSTKQKKIVSVYKESLKPIIICGILFGISNIFFISAIKNTSVANTVMIFASAPLFSSLYAYLLYKEKSKKNIYIASFFIFLGLFIIFSSQIGGGDLIGNLFALACVNLFALSFVILSKYKKANRLAITAFAGFSITIISFTFVDSFIIDNRTLMILLLAGVLVSPISRLLMGIGTKSLPASEVSILLIIETLMAPVWVWIVLKEVPSSSTFLGGSIILVTLLLNSIYLIKSKKAV, translated from the coding sequence ATGGAAAATTCGCACTTTAAAGCCATTATTATTACATCACTTGGGGTTCTACTAATGAGTTTTGAATCATTATTAATAAAATTAACATCAATTCAAGCCTTAACTTTTTCATTTTATGTTGGGCTTTTTATGTTTCTTAGTATAAATATTATTCTATTCTCTACTAAACAAAAAAAGATTGTAAGTGTTTACAAAGAGTCATTAAAACCTATCATAATATGTGGTATATTATTTGGAATATCAAATATCTTTTTTATTAGTGCTATTAAAAATACAAGTGTTGCAAATACTGTAATGATTTTTGCATCAGCTCCATTATTTTCATCTTTATATGCCTACTTACTTTATAAAGAAAAAAGTAAAAAAAATATTTACATAGCTTCATTTTTTATTTTTCTTGGTTTATTTATAATATTCTCATCACAAATTGGTGGAGGAGATTTAATAGGAAACCTTTTTGCTTTAGCTTGTGTTAATTTATTTGCTTTATCTTTTGTAATTCTTTCAAAATATAAAAAAGCAAATAGACTTGCAATTACTGCATTTGCAGGTTTTTCAATTACTATTATTTCATTTACTTTTGTTGATAGTTTTATAATAGATAATAGAACATTAATGATACTTCTTCTAGCAGGAGTACTAGTATCTCCTATTTCAAGGTTACTTATGGGTATTGGAACAAAAAGTCTTCCTGCAAGTGAAGTTAGTATTTTACTGATTATAGAAACCTTGATGGCTCCTGTTTGGGTATGGATTGTTTTAAAAGAAGTTCCTTCAAGTAGTACTTTTCTTGGAGGAAGTATAATTCTTGTAACTTTATTATTGAACTCTATATATCTTATAAAGTCCAAAAAAGCCGTTTAA
- a CDS encoding DUF3726 domain-containing protein → MSKNINTIENSQLRDSSVVMDLKRMGAMHQSRISFTRTLIRKMANENWTVTKSKWDLCKDGYGTAIYELKTPNNTYNVVIFSNHIEDDERNDRVIAEKWDTTFTLIDGDVSDTLLDALRNNVPLQEAGRNSNRALVLARANKSVRVFSHVIDSLAKGEQPSIEEVSKVGYILRTTAVYGSGKFGINDYAALGKNPDFSQSFSAEMCAVYILRQFSLDWANFIAKNKGGDKAVSLDKDIQRFLGVGNATGLGMAPYLIRHPKVVDNWLYQRELALSKVSLEEITKEKSKELIAYLNRAITHLEDVVTINEHQKELNVKAALEIPSIIESTNELLGKTYKELIQSTTSLSFEAQEVLISSIIELYPQLVDCHESEMRVDEQPLELSGVTIEALKAKIQSHYSWALKYDFSKEKSNYWFWYVSEDKGEPRLGIRNVDKGAELELPLDIARQVSKLNKILVDISNEEAVTKFLLENPQYSSIIRRIWTMGACKMGEIQANVIDEEFLPMDLLRAKLAMFGATKFDPRSDRWVQVTFFQSAPLVDEVHNGEWLFPQIPKSKDDRLNVESGKISVSRTELATMCNNAFNGLKRDSGEADLISKMVVDLEMVGLNGVKHFANALKYLKNSNNLSLNISSEGSHITADLNNDTILGHIQILVAYALESVPNYETVTLEIKNCHNRWLVFSQALRIAKKGLNARFSWNNSSDNGKISYCINANDDLPTVCNSTTDSSDVRSLTIEISKNKIESTCDSAEVISSQTLQKSFNNAVENGLVINLNDWNDLKEVAKAIYVASSETSRNDAGGVVEK, encoded by the coding sequence ATGAGTAAAAATATTAATACAATCGAAAATTCACAATTAAGAGATTCAAGTGTGGTAATGGATTTAAAAAGAATGGGTGCAATGCATCAATCTAGAATCAGTTTCACTAGAACTTTAATAAGAAAAATGGCAAATGAAAATTGGACTGTTACTAAATCTAAATGGGATTTATGTAAAGACGGTTATGGTACAGCTATTTACGAATTAAAAACACCAAACAATACATATAATGTAGTAATCTTTTCTAATCATATTGAAGATGATGAAAGAAATGATAGAGTTATTGCTGAAAAGTGGGATACAACATTTACATTAATTGATGGAGATGTAAGTGACACTTTATTAGATGCTCTAAGAAATAATGTACCACTTCAAGAAGCAGGAAGAAACTCAAATAGAGCTTTAGTACTTGCTCGTGCTAATAAATCTGTTAGAGTTTTCTCTCATGTAATTGACTCATTAGCTAAAGGTGAACAACCAAGCATTGAAGAAGTTTCAAAAGTTGGTTATATCCTAAGAACTACTGCTGTTTACGGTAGTGGTAAATTTGGAATTAATGATTATGCTGCACTAGGAAAAAACCCAGACTTCTCTCAGTCTTTTTCTGCAGAAATGTGTGCTGTATATATCTTAAGACAATTCTCACTTGATTGGGCAAACTTTATTGCTAAAAATAAAGGTGGAGATAAAGCAGTATCTTTAGATAAAGATATTCAAAGATTCTTAGGAGTTGGTAATGCAACTGGTTTAGGAATGGCTCCATATTTAATTAGACACCCAAAAGTTGTTGATAATTGGTTATACCAAAGAGAATTAGCTTTAAGTAAAGTATCATTAGAAGAGATTACAAAAGAAAAATCAAAAGAATTAATTGCTTATTTAAATAGAGCAATTACACATTTAGAAGATGTAGTAACAATAAATGAACACCAAAAAGAATTAAATGTAAAAGCAGCTTTAGAGATTCCAAGTATTATTGAATCAACAAATGAACTTCTTGGTAAAACATACAAAGAATTAATTCAAAGTACAACTAGTCTTTCTTTCGAAGCACAAGAAGTTCTTATTTCTTCAATTATTGAATTATATCCGCAACTTGTTGATTGTCATGAAAGTGAAATGAGAGTTGATGAACAACCATTAGAATTATCTGGGGTTACAATAGAAGCTTTAAAAGCTAAAATTCAATCTCATTATTCTTGGGCTTTAAAATATGATTTCTCAAAAGAGAAAAGTAATTATTGGTTCTGGTATGTATCAGAAGATAAAGGTGAACCAAGATTAGGAATTAGAAATGTAGATAAGGGTGCTGAATTAGAATTGCCTTTAGATATAGCTAGACAAGTATCTAAATTAAATAAAATTTTAGTAGATATTTCAAATGAAGAAGCAGTAACTAAGTTCTTATTAGAAAACCCTCAATACTCATCTATTATTAGAAGAATTTGGACTATGGGTGCTTGTAAAATGGGTGAAATTCAAGCTAATGTAATTGATGAAGAATTTTTACCAATGGATTTATTAAGAGCTAAACTTGCTATGTTTGGAGCAACTAAATTTGATCCAAGATCAGATAGATGGGTTCAAGTTACTTTCTTCCAAAGTGCGCCACTAGTTGATGAGGTTCATAATGGTGAGTGGTTATTCCCTCAAATTCCAAAAAGTAAAGATGATAGATTAAATGTAGAAAGTGGAAAAATTTCTGTTTCAAGAACAGAGTTAGCAACTATGTGTAATAACGCATTTAATGGTCTTAAAAGAGATTCAGGAGAAGCAGATTTAATTTCTAAAATGGTTGTTGATTTAGAGATGGTTGGATTAAATGGAGTTAAACATTTTGCAAATGCATTAAAGTATTTAAAAAATTCTAATAACTTATCATTAAATATTTCATCAGAAGGTTCTCATATTACTGCTGATTTAAATAATGACACAATTTTAGGACATATTCAAATTTTAGTAGCTTACGCATTAGAATCAGTTCCTAATTATGAAACTGTAACTTTAGAGATTAAAAATTGTCACAATAGATGGTTAGTATTCTCTCAAGCACTAAGAATTGCTAAAAAAGGTCTAAATGCTAGATTCTCTTGGAATAATTCATCAGATAATGGGAAAATCTCATACTGCATAAATGCTAATGATGATTTACCAACAGTTTGTAACAGTACAACTGATAGTTCAGATGTTAGATCTTTAACAATTGAAATTAGTAAAAACAAAATAGAAAGTACTTGTGATAGTGCTGAAGTTATTAGCTCTCAAACTTTACAAAAGTCATTTAATAATGCAGTTGAAAATGGTTTAGTTATCAATTTAAATGATTGGAATGATTTAAAAGAAGTTGCAAAAGCTATTTATGTTGCATCAAGTGAAACTTCACGAAATGATGCTGGTGGAGTAGTAGAGAAATAA
- a CDS encoding aldehyde dehydrogenase family protein: protein MTYNYEEGLYINGSWAKGVSTIENINPSDISENIGNVAQASVEQVNEAIAAAKTAQPEWEKTPLEHKVNVLQAIGDELIERCVELGELLAREEGKSKAEGKGEIYRSGQFFQYYAAEVLRQIGENAASVRPGIDIDVTREAVGVVGIISPWNFPTATAAWKIAPALAFGNAVIWKPANLTPASAVALTEIIHRQGLPAGTFNLVLGSGGTVGDTLINSKEINAISFTGSVETGRKIAVATSANFVKCQLEMGSKNSLVVACDADISVAVEAAIAGSFSGTGQKCTASSRLIVMESIHDEFVEALVKRMAELKVGHCLEDGIFMGPVSDKAQFDSNFRWIERAKELGGKLAFGGEKLSMEKEGYYMSPTLFVDTKNDWDVNQEEVFAPMACVIKVKDLEEAIATANDTRFGLTAGIITQSLKTAAIFKKEAQSGCVMVNLPTAGTDYHVPFGGRKESSFGPREQGSYAKEFYTIVKTAYQKPY, encoded by the coding sequence ATGACTTATAATTATGAAGAAGGTTTATACATTAACGGTTCATGGGCAAAAGGTGTTTCTACAATTGAAAATATCAACCCATCTGATATTTCAGAAAATATTGGAAACGTAGCACAAGCAAGTGTTGAGCAAGTAAATGAAGCAATCGCTGCTGCAAAAACTGCACAACCAGAATGGGAAAAAACTCCTTTAGAGCATAAAGTTAACGTACTTCAAGCAATTGGTGATGAACTAATTGAAAGATGTGTTGAACTTGGTGAGTTATTAGCTAGAGAAGAAGGTAAGTCAAAAGCAGAAGGTAAAGGTGAAATTTACAGATCTGGTCAATTCTTCCAATATTATGCAGCTGAGGTTTTAAGACAAATTGGTGAAAATGCAGCATCTGTTAGACCTGGTATTGATATTGATGTTACTAGAGAAGCAGTTGGTGTTGTTGGTATTATCTCACCTTGGAATTTCCCTACTGCAACAGCAGCATGGAAAATTGCTCCTGCTTTAGCATTTGGTAATGCAGTAATTTGGAAACCAGCTAATTTAACACCAGCATCTGCTGTTGCTTTAACTGAAATTATTCATAGACAAGGACTTCCAGCAGGTACATTTAACTTAGTATTAGGTTCTGGTGGAACAGTTGGTGATACATTAATTAACTCAAAAGAAATTAATGCAATTTCATTTACAGGTTCTGTTGAAACTGGTAGAAAAATTGCAGTAGCAACTTCTGCAAACTTTGTTAAATGTCAGTTAGAAATGGGAAGTAAGAACTCACTAGTTGTTGCTTGCGATGCTGATATCTCTGTTGCTGTTGAAGCTGCAATTGCTGGATCTTTTTCAGGTACTGGTCAAAAATGTACAGCATCTTCAAGATTAATTGTTATGGAATCTATCCATGATGAATTTGTAGAAGCACTAGTAAAAAGAATGGCTGAATTAAAAGTTGGACATTGTTTAGAAGATGGAATCTTTATGGGACCTGTTTCTGATAAAGCACAATTTGATTCAAACTTCAGATGGATTGAAAGAGCAAAAGAGCTTGGTGGTAAGTTAGCATTTGGTGGTGAGAAATTATCAATGGAAAAAGAAGGTTACTACATGAGCCCTACATTATTTGTTGATACAAAAAATGATTGGGATGTTAACCAAGAAGAAGTATTTGCACCAATGGCTTGTGTAATTAAAGTTAAAGATTTAGAAGAAGCAATTGCAACTGCAAATGATACAAGATTTGGATTAACAGCTGGAATTATTACTCAAAGTTTAAAAACTGCAGCTATTTTCAAAAAAGAAGCTCAAAGTGGTTGTGTTATGGTTAACCTTCCAACAGCAGGAACTGATTACCACGTTCCATTTGGTGGAAGAAAAGAATCAAGCTTTGGACCAAGAGAACAAGGTTCGTATGCAAAAGAGTTCTACACAATTGTAAAAACAGCATACCAAAAACCTTACTAA
- a CDS encoding membrane dipeptidase: protein MYKDQIIIDGLQYCKWDREYFLSLRKSGITAVHVTLVYHEMARETLTQFAQWNKLFELNSDLIMPVMNMADVQLAKSTGKVGIFFGAQNCSPIDDEIGLIEVMRKQGLLIMQLTYNNQSFLATGCYEKNDSGITRFGKQAIAEMNRVGMIIDMSHSAEQSTLEAIDLSSRPICISHANPIFAHDALRNKSNEVIKALTARGGLLGFSLYPFHLPNGSACTLDDFCEMIAKTADLVGVDHLGIGSDLCLNQPQEVLEWMRNGKWSKAMDYGEGSSSNSGWPDDLPWFKDEHGMENIYNGLIKYGFQEKEANQILGGNWFNFLSDGLEPKN, encoded by the coding sequence ATGTATAAAGATCAAATTATTATTGATGGTTTACAATATTGTAAATGGGATAGAGAATATTTCCTTTCTCTAAGAAAGAGTGGAATAACTGCTGTTCACGTTACACTTGTTTACCATGAAATGGCAAGAGAAACTTTAACACAGTTTGCACAGTGGAATAAACTTTTTGAATTAAATAGTGATTTGATCATGCCAGTAATGAATATGGCAGATGTTCAATTAGCTAAATCTACTGGCAAAGTAGGAATCTTCTTTGGAGCGCAAAACTGCTCTCCAATAGATGATGAAATCGGATTAATTGAGGTAATGAGAAAACAAGGTTTACTTATTATGCAATTAACATATAACAATCAAAGTTTCTTAGCAACTGGGTGTTATGAAAAGAACGATAGTGGAATTACTAGATTTGGTAAACAAGCTATTGCTGAAATGAATAGAGTTGGAATGATTATTGATATGTCTCATAGTGCAGAGCAATCTACACTTGAAGCTATTGATTTATCATCTAGACCTATTTGTATTTCACATGCAAATCCAATTTTTGCACATGATGCATTAAGAAATAAGTCAAACGAAGTGATTAAAGCATTAACTGCAAGAGGTGGGTTATTAGGATTCTCATTATATCCTTTCCATTTACCAAATGGTTCAGCTTGTACATTAGATGATTTTTGTGAGATGATTGCAAAAACAGCTGATTTAGTAGGTGTTGATCATTTAGGAATTGGTAGTGATTTATGTCTGAATCAACCACAAGAAGTTTTAGAGTGGATGAGAAATGGAAAATGGTCAAAAGCTATGGACTATGGAGAAGGTTCTTCTTCAAATTCTGGATGGCCGGATGACTTACCTTGGTTCAAAGATGAGCATGGTATGGAAAATATTTATAATGGTTTAATTAAGTATGGATTTCAAGAGAAAGAAGCTAATCAAATTCTTGGCGGGAACTGGTTTAACTTCTTAAGCGACGGTTTAGAACCTAAAAATTAA
- a CDS encoding RidA family protein: MSNTKTPIKTELFASKAPLEWAITANNTLYTAQIPIDETGKVVEGGIEAQTRKTFENLVHTLECAGVSTNEVLQVLIYVTDREYLATVNKVYAEYFEAPYPNRAAVIVAGLAREEMLVEFVVYAQASK; this comes from the coding sequence ATGAGTAATACAAAAACACCAATTAAAACAGAATTATTTGCTTCTAAAGCACCATTAGAGTGGGCAATTACTGCCAACAATACTTTATACACTGCACAAATACCAATCGATGAGACTGGAAAAGTAGTTGAGGGTGGAATTGAAGCTCAAACTAGAAAAACTTTTGAGAACTTAGTTCATACTTTAGAGTGTGCTGGAGTTTCTACAAATGAAGTATTACAAGTATTAATTTATGTTACTGATAGGGAATATTTAGCTACAGTAAATAAAGTATATGCTGAGTATTTTGAAGCTCCATATCCAAATAGAGCAGCAGTTATAGTTGCAGGACTTGCAAGAGAAGAGATGCTTGTTGAGTTTGTTGTTTACGCGCAAGCTAGCAAATAA
- a CDS encoding GntR family transcriptional regulator, whose product MQQNKIKKSKTQTITEQVYEQLEHKIVFCEIEPGSILTEKEICTMIGAGRTPVHEALLLLSRRFLVNFSKVGIMIPDMNSSVQLQLLEMRRPILKTCVECAIQRLTQVDKDNIEELLVDVDDLDDHEFLNWLELRQEVLSKASKNFFIYEELRNVQGLSRRFWHYYAKKEDNIVVRELHKKILQAVFDENKNDAVKYVDEIIDYIENFVKKYSI is encoded by the coding sequence ATGCAACAAAACAAAATCAAAAAATCTAAAACTCAAACAATTACAGAACAAGTATATGAACAACTAGAACATAAAATTGTATTCTGTGAAATTGAGCCTGGTAGTATTCTTACAGAAAAAGAAATTTGTACAATGATAGGTGCAGGTAGAACTCCTGTACATGAAGCATTATTACTATTATCAAGAAGATTTTTAGTTAACTTTTCAAAAGTAGGTATTATGATACCTGATATGAACTCTTCTGTTCAATTACAACTTTTAGAGATGAGAAGACCAATTTTAAAAACATGTGTCGAGTGTGCTATTCAAAGACTAACACAAGTTGATAAAGACAATATAGAAGAGTTATTGGTTGATGTTGATGATTTAGATGACCATGAATTCCTAAACTGGCTAGAGCTTAGACAAGAAGTTTTATCAAAAGCTTCAAAGAACTTCTTTATATATGAAGAACTTAGAAATGTACAAGGATTATCAAGAAGATTCTGGCATTACTATGCAAAAAAAGAAGACAATATAGTTGTTAGAGAATTACATAAAAAGATTTTACAAGCTGTTTTTGATGAGAACAAAAATGATGCAGTAAAATATGTTGATGAAATTATTGACTATATTGAAAATTTTGTAAAAAAATACTCAATTTAA